The segment TCAGCATAAACAAGTGGATGCCGACAAGAAGTTAAAACCCGCAGTCTATCGAGACATGGATTTATATTGTAGAACCGTTCCCTACCGAGAAACCGATGCCAGACGCATCGCTGCCGTCATGCAAGGAAAAGTTTTCCTCTACCCCGCCGAGTTAATGGTCCCCGGCAAATCCACCATCTTCGATCGCCGAGACTAGGATTAATCTTCTCTTTCTTAGTTCGTAGTAACGACTTCAGTCGTTCTCTTTCTTTTGTTCGTAGTAACGACTTCAGTCGTTCTCTTTCTTTTGTTCGTAGTAACGACTTCAGTCGTTCTCTTATCACCGTTTGCAGTAACGACTTCAGTCGTTCTCTCAGTTTTTTTGAAACCACGCTGGGTTTTGCTAGTAATGTCTTTCAGATTCCAGGAACCCGGAAACAACTGAAGTCGTTACTACAAGCATCGGAAAGATAACGACTGAAGTCGTTACTACAAACGGTGGAACAGCATTTATAGTTTATCAGTTAAGGCGAAGACTAAGTTGAAAACGTATTCCGAATTGTAATATTGATCCGGGGATAATTTCACCCAGTGGGGGGGCTCGTTTCGCAATAAATAGGGACTGTATCCTAGAGATGCCATGAACTCTCGTAACTGTTTTTCATCGGTTCCCATTTTCTGTAAGGCAAAGCGATTAATTTCGGCGATGATGTAGGGGACTTGATAGGTGGTGAGGGTTTGTAAGGAACCTTGTAAAACCTGATATTCGGCCCCTTCGGTGTCGATTTTAATCAATTTTACTCCCGTTAATCCTTTGTCTCGGACAACTTCATCCAGGGTTGTCATGGGTAGAGTCGAGGTTTGAGGGTGACTCCGACTGATTTTATTAAATTGATGCAATCCCACATCCCATAAGGCGTGTCCCCCATCATTATCCGCATTATAAAAGAATTCTACAGGTTTTGTTTCTGAACCCAAGACGGTGGGAATTACCTCCATTTGGGGGAACTGATTTAAGGTAATATGGTCTTGAATCCAGTTAATATTGGTCCTATCCGGTTCAATGCTAATTACTCTGCCAGTTTCGCCGACTAGAATGGCAGCGATGAGGGAGTAATAGCCAATATGTGCGCCAATATCAATAAAGGTATCTCCCGGTTTTAACACCCGTTCTAAAAATTTGGATTCTTCGGGTTCATAGAATTTCCCCTGGGAAAAGTAGTTCCACATGATTTTTTGGCTGAATTTGGAAATATCCAAATCTAGGCGCAATTTATGATAGTCCTGATTCAGTCGAACTAACAGATTAAAGGGTTTTCTTTGGGAAGATTCGGGCAAGGTTTGAGTCATGGATTAACAGTTAGCAGCAGGATGGACGACAGGAGGAAATAATACCAAATTACCGTATCAAAAGTCAGTTTTTTCTCTTAGCCCGCCTGCGGGGGCTTAGTCCGCTTTTTTCCCCACCCTTTAGGGTGCGGATTTTCTGCAAATCAGTTTACAGAATTTCTCCTAGAATTTCCAAGAGGCGATTAACTTGGTTTTCCCAGGTCCATTGTTGCATGAATTGGGCGGCAGCAATGCCTTTTTGTTGGGCTGTTTCACGATTTTGATAGAGGGTTTCCAGGGCTTCTATAATTTCCTCAAGGTCCGATTCTCCCCACCCTTCGACGCCGACAAAGTGCGGAGTTGATTGGACGGCTTTCTGAATTTTTAAGGGATAGCAATGATTGGGGGCAATCAAATCTAAATGTCCGGTATTGGCAGATAAAATAGTGGGAATTCCACAAGCCATTGTTTCCATTGCAACGAGGTTGGTTCCCCCTTCGCAACGGTTAGTAAACAGGGCGCAATCGGCTTCTCGGATGATTTGCGGCATCAGATAATTGGGAATTGCACCAATATCGATAAAGGAGTTAGGACTCAACCCATTATTAACTAACCAATCGGTAATGTGTAAGCGTTTATCTGCCCCAATTTTCGGCAGTCCTTTGACGTTGCCGGTGGTTTCGAGTCCTTGCATGAATTGTGGCCAAAAGTTATGCCATGCGGTGATGAGTAAGGCTTCGGGGTGACGGGTTTGAAAGGCTTTAAAGGCAGCGATGACGATATCTTGCCCTTTACGATATTCTAGTTTGCCGCCGCTGAAGATGACGAACCGATCGCCGAATAAATTAGACTTAGGGGCGGGATGAAACAAGGTAGGGTCTATCCCTTGGGGTAATGCCTGAACTCTGGTGATTCCCTGACTTTTCAGAACTTCAGCATTCCAAGTGGAACCGGCAACAATTAACAGATACTCTTGGGCTAATTTACGTTCTTTTGGGGTTAAATTCGTATCTTCAAAGAAGATTAAGCCGATATTCTGTTTGCCGCTGAGTTGTTGGGTGGTGGCAACACTGATAAAGTTATTGCCGAGGGCATGAAGGACGGGAAAATCACACCATATCGGTTTACCGGGGTTTTGATTCCGCAATTGTTCTAATTTTTGATACCGATCGCAGGCAGGTTTGAGTTGCGATCGCACCAACGGATTCACCACCCCAGTGGTATCCGGTGGTAGCAATAACATCGGTTCATATCCCGGGTTTTTTTGCAGTTGCAGGGTGAGATTTGTCCCATAAATCCCCCACCCTGTCATCTGATTGATCGGCCATGCAAGGCCCAATCTCAAGGGTTTATGAGGGGTTTTAGAAACGGGTTGGGTGCGATCGCGAATGGATTCAGTCATCTTGCCGAGGATGGGCGGTAGGGGAATAGATTGTGTTGGCCCCACCTGAGACGGGGGAGTAATGATTGTATCATCTTGACTCACCCGATCGCCCAAGGCAACTGCTACCCGATCGCAAACCTCTTGCCAGTTTCCCGGTTGGGTTTGGCGAAACAGGCGCATTGTCGGATACCAAGGGGAATCGCTGCGATCCCTCATCCACCGCCAATCTGGGGCAAAAGGTAGCAACACCCAGACGGGTTTCCCGAGGGCCCCGGCTAAATGGGCAACCGCCGTATCAATGGTGATAACAAGATCTAACTGGGCGATCGCCCCGGCGGTATCGGCAAAATCATGCAGATGCGGGGCTAAATCCGTGAGGGTGACAGGGAAATTCTCTCCGGGTTGTCCTTTTTGGAGACTATATAAGGTGACGCCGGGAATATTCCCCAGGGGTAACAAGTTGTCTAACTGACAAGATCGATTGCGTTGGTTCCCATAACGGGGACTGCCTGCCCAAACGATACCTACTTTAAAGCAAGGACTCTCTAAGGTGACTGGGGGCGGATTCGGGGGGGTTAAATAAGGGACGGTGGCGGGTATGGTGTCTAAAGTTGTCCCCAATAGGTAGGGCAAACTCATCAAGGAGGCGGTGAGATCAAAAGAGGGTAAGGGTTCCCCGGTGGGAATCAGGCGATCGCATCCCGGGAGGGTTGAGAATAATTGGATTAAAGATGGTGGACATTGTAAGATAACTCGTCCCCCTCGTTGGGCGACTAGGGGTAGGTAGCGAATAAATTGGATACTATCTCCAAACCCCAATTCTGTATAAAGCAGCAGGGTTTTTCCCGAGAAGTCGCTGCCATCCCATCCGGGTTGCCAGAAGGGGGGAGATACTTCATGTTGCCGTTGGTTGCGCCATTCGTATTCAGCAAATCCTCGGGTATAGTCGCCGATCATTAATAAAGCAAAGCCGAGATTGGTGTGGATGTCGGCATCATCCGGGGCAATGGTTAATCCCCTTTCATAGGAGGCGATCGCCTCGGCGGGTTGGTTGAGTTCCAGGTAAGTGTTTCCTAAATTAAAATAGGCGTTGAGATAGTGCGGTTTAAGGGCGATTGCCTGTTTATATTGGACAATTGCTGCCTCGGATTGACCCTGGGTTTTCAAGAAATTTCCAAAATTATAGTAGGCTTCGGCACAGTTGGAATGGCTGGCAATGATTTGTTGAAATTGCTCCAATTTTTCCTGGTTTTCCTCCCCGGAATCCAGGGTGATGGGGGGGAAATTAGCCACCGTTTGCCGCAATGCTTCAGTAATGCGATCGCCAACTTCCTGCCAGTCTCCCGGTTGTTGTTGTCGGAATAATCGCAGACTCGGATACCAAGGCGACTCGGAACCCTCCAGTCCCCAACGCCAATCGGGAGTATAAGCTAATAACAGCCAAGTGGGTTTACCCATTGCCCCAGCTAAATGGGCAATGGCGGTATCTACGGTAATAATTAAGTCTAATTGGGAGATTGCCGCAGCGGTGTCGGCAAAATCATCAAGGGATGGTCCTAAATCCTCCAAGGGTAAGTTTCTCCCTTGCCAATTTTGCCCCGCTTGCCCTTTTTGAAGACTATAAAATTCGACCCCGGAAACCGTTAAGAAATTCTGGAAAATATCCAGGGAACAGGACCGTTTATAATCGCTGTGGTGCTTGGGATTTCCTGCCCAGACAATTCCGACTTTAAACGGTTTGGATTTAAGCGGGAGTTGGCTTAAATTAGGAGGATGAATATAAGGAATGGTAGCGGGAATTGTGGTTAAAGTCGTCCCCAAAATTCGAGGTAAACTCATCAGGGGAACCCAATTATCATAGGGTTCTAACTCCTCCTGATGGGAACTAATTGCTTCAATACCTGGAACGGTTTTCAAGACAGAAACCAGAGGTGCCGCAACTAAGGCAACCACCCGGATTCCCTGTTGGGCAAGTAAGGGGGCATAGCGGATAAATTGCAGGGTATCCCCTAATCCTTGTTCCCCATATAATAGGAGTGTCTTGCCAGTTAAATCCGTACCCTCCCATTGAGGAACCTCAAAGTGAGGTGGGGCGGGGTATCCTTTGACGCGCCACCGCCATTCGTATTCGGCAAAACCACCGCGCAAGTCTCCGGCAGTAAGCAGACTGAGGGCGAGGTTGAGGTGAGCTTCGGCAGAGTCGGGCTGGATTTGGAGGGCGCGGTGATAGGTGGCGATCGCCGCTGTGGGTTGATGTTGTTCCAGGAAAGCCGTTCCCAGGTTAATGTGGGCGTCAATATACTGGGAATCCAGGGCAGTTGCCCGATGAAAACAAGCCATTGCCTCGGTAATTCTGCCTGCTTTGAGTAACAGATTCCCCAAGGTATTATGGGCTTCTGTATAGTCGGGGTCAAGGGTAGTCGCTTGCTGGATGTGGGCGACTGCCTCGGTAACATTTCCTAACTCTTTTAGGGCATTTCCCAGATGGTAATGTGCTTGACTATGATAGGCATCCAGGGCGATGACTTGGCGATAGTGGGCAGTCGCTTCCTGGAAATGTCCCTCGTCAGACAAGGCATTTCCTAGATTATAATGGGCGGGCACAGAGTGGGAATCCACGGCGATCGCTTGTGCTAAATAGGAAATTGCCTCACTGGTTCTGCCCAAACTGCGTAAGGCTGCCCCAAGATTGATATAGGCAGGGAGATAGCGGGAATCGGCAATCAGTGCTTGCTTGTAATACCCCACTGCGGTATTCAGTTTTCCCCCTTGATGGGCGATCGCCCCTAACAGTTGCCACCCTTGCGCCTGATTGGGATACTGACGCAGCAACACCCGGCAACGGCGTTGGGCATCAGCAAAGTTACCCGCTTCGTAATCCTGGCGGGCGAGGGCGAATTCTGGGCTGATGGTGTGAGGTTCTGGGAAGACAATCCGCGTTGCCAACACCTCGGTTAAACTCTCTGCCATCTCATCAAATACCCCCTGCCAATCCCCCCGTTCCTCCTGGCGAAACAGGCGCATTGTCGGATACCAAGGGGAATCTGTGCGATTCAGCAGCCATCGCCAATCCGGGGCATAGCTTAACGCCACCCAGACGGGTTTACCCAAGGCACCGGCTAAATGTGCCACGGAAGTATCCACCGTAATCACTAAGTCTAATTGAGCGATAACGGCTGCGGTATCCGCTAAATCCTGCAAGTGCGGGGCTAAATCTTGAATTGGGAGATTTTGCTGGCGAATTCGGGTTTCTTCCTGCCCTTTTTGGAGACTATACCACTTCACGCCGGGAATGTTGAGCAGGGGGAGAAAATAGCGCAAGGGACAGGAACGAGTGCGATCGCCTTTATGTTGCGGATTCCCCGCCCAGACGATGCCCACCTTGAATCCGGGTGCATCTAATATAACTGGGGCTAAATGGGTTGGAGTGAGATAGGGCACTTCTCCCGGGACGGTGGCTAAGGTAGTTCCTAGAATGTGAGGCAAACTCAACAGCGGTATCCACACATCAATCGGGGCTAATTCGGACCAATAGGCACTGACGCGATCAATGCCCGGTACGCTTTTAAATAAGCGCACCAAGGGTTGGTTAACCAAGGCAACGACTCGCCCCCCGCGTTGGACGAGTAAGGCGGCATAGCGGATGAATTGGATACAATCTCCCAATCCTTGTTCGGCATGGAGTAAAATTGTCTTACCTCGGAGATCGGAACCATCCCAAAATGGGGCAGGAATGGGGGGTAAATCCGGTGCCGCTTTCACCCGCCACCGCCATTCATATTCCCGAAATCCCTGGCGTAAGTCACCTTGGATGAGTAAGGCAATTCCCCGGTTGTTATGGGCTTCGGAGTAGTCGGGTTGCAGGCGCAGGGCGGTGTTATAACAGGCGATCGCCTCCTCGACTTGTCCTAAGTCGTGCAACACTAACCCTAAATTATTGTATCCTTGGGCATAATTGGGATTCAGGGCGATCGCCTGTTCAAAGTAAGGAATCGCGGTTTCTAATTCCCCCAACTCGTGCAATACCATCCCCAAATTATTATATCCATCCACATGATTCGGTTGCAAGACAATCACCCGATGAAACTGGGCGATCGCCGCTTCCCGGTTTCCCAGTTCCCACAGGGCATTTCCTAAGTTATAATGCAACCCCACTTCTTGCGGCGCGTAAGGTAAAGCTTGGTGATAACAAGCCAGGGCTTCTTGACAGTTTCCCTGACTTTTCAGAATCATTCCCAAATTCGTTAAAGCCACCGGATGGTTTGGCATTTGTTCCAACACTTGCCGATATAACCGTTCCGCTGCGGTTAAATGTCCCTCCTGATGTGCTGCAATTGCGCGCCCCAGTTTTGCACTCACTTTTTGGGTAATTTTTGCCCAATTTTCTGTCAATTCCCCTGCCTCAATGAAGGCTTGTTTCACTTCATCAAAAACACTTTGCCAATCCCCCGGCTGGCTTTGGCGAAACAGGCGTAGGGTGGGATACCAAGGCGAATCGGGGCGATGCAGTAACCACCGCCAATCCGGTGCAAAGGGTAGCAATACCCAAGCCGGTTTTCCCAATGCCCCAGCCAAATGCGCCACTGCCGTATCCACGGTAATAATTAAGTCTAATTCCGCCATCACTTCAGCGGTATCTCGGAAATGATTCAATTGAGGGGCCAAATCTTGAATCGGGACTTCCAGGGAGAGTTCAGTGAGTTCAGTCGAGTCTTTTTGTAAGCTATAAAAGCTAAGAGAAGAGGGTGCAAATGCTTCTATTAATTGGCGAAAATAACTGAAGGGACAAGAACGTTTGATAGCCGTGGGATTCTCATGATTTGCCGCCCAAACTATTCCTATTTTGAAAGATGGAGAAGGGATGATATTTTCCGATGGAGCATTCACAGGAGATACCCCGAAACCCCCCTTAAGAAGAGGGGAGTCAGAGGTATTTTGGTCGTTCTTTGCTGAAGATACCTCAGCCCGCGCAGGGGGGCTTTGTTCGGATA is part of the Laspinema palackyanum D2c genome and harbors:
- a CDS encoding tetratricopeptide repeat protein — protein: MNQSANPYSQLSVSQCLEMAQKQCETGNFARAQTLCREILHREPENLLALNLLGTIASQEGDNLGAIAWYQQAVKIHPNVPEFHYNLANSLKLEGQQAEAIAHYQQALILRPNYTKACYNLGNLHLKRGEIQEAIAQYQQAIALDPQDLQIQTNLGNALKEAGDLEAAVVQYRQVCDRSPDSAEFHYNLGVALHDYGDLAEAVACYDRAIALEPHTVIYHWNRALSLLLSGDYPRGLVEYEWRWQTATLTPRPFPQPIWDGSPLTGRSILLHSEQGLGDTLQFIRYIPLVAALGGRIILECYPPLFPLLQQLEGVDILVLRGEPLPAFDVHAPLMSLPRIFGTTLDTIPRDIPYLMVRPPHPGRVGLSEQSPPARAEVSSAKNDQNTSDSPLLKGGFGVSPVNAPSENIIPSPSFKIGIVWAANHENPTAIKRSCPFSYFRQLIEAFAPSSLSFYSLQKDSTELTELSLEVPIQDLAPQLNHFRDTAEVMAELDLIITVDTAVAHLAGALGKPAWVLLPFAPDWRWLLHRPDSPWYPTLRLFRQSQPGDWQSVFDEVKQAFIEAGELTENWAKITQKVSAKLGRAIAAHQEGHLTAAERLYRQVLEQMPNHPVALTNLGMILKSQGNCQEALACYHQALPYAPQEVGLHYNLGNALWELGNREAAIAQFHRVIVLQPNHVDGYNNLGMVLHELGELETAIPYFEQAIALNPNYAQGYNNLGLVLHDLGQVEEAIACYNTALRLQPDYSEAHNNRGIALLIQGDLRQGFREYEWRWRVKAAPDLPPIPAPFWDGSDLRGKTILLHAEQGLGDCIQFIRYAALLVQRGGRVVALVNQPLVRLFKSVPGIDRVSAYWSELAPIDVWIPLLSLPHILGTTLATVPGEVPYLTPTHLAPVILDAPGFKVGIVWAGNPQHKGDRTRSCPLRYFLPLLNIPGVKWYSLQKGQEETRIRQQNLPIQDLAPHLQDLADTAAVIAQLDLVITVDTSVAHLAGALGKPVWVALSYAPDWRWLLNRTDSPWYPTMRLFRQEERGDWQGVFDEMAESLTEVLATRIVFPEPHTISPEFALARQDYEAGNFADAQRRCRVLLRQYPNQAQGWQLLGAIAHQGGKLNTAVGYYKQALIADSRYLPAYINLGAALRSLGRTSEAISYLAQAIAVDSHSVPAHYNLGNALSDEGHFQEATAHYRQVIALDAYHSQAHYHLGNALKELGNVTEAVAHIQQATTLDPDYTEAHNTLGNLLLKAGRITEAMACFHRATALDSQYIDAHINLGTAFLEQHQPTAAIATYHRALQIQPDSAEAHLNLALSLLTAGDLRGGFAEYEWRWRVKGYPAPPHFEVPQWEGTDLTGKTLLLYGEQGLGDTLQFIRYAPLLAQQGIRVVALVAAPLVSVLKTVPGIEAISSHQEELEPYDNWVPLMSLPRILGTTLTTIPATIPYIHPPNLSQLPLKSKPFKVGIVWAGNPKHHSDYKRSCSLDIFQNFLTVSGVEFYSLQKGQAGQNWQGRNLPLEDLGPSLDDFADTAAAISQLDLIITVDTAIAHLAGAMGKPTWLLLAYTPDWRWGLEGSESPWYPSLRLFRQQQPGDWQEVGDRITEALRQTVANFPPITLDSGEENQEKLEQFQQIIASHSNCAEAYYNFGNFLKTQGQSEAAIVQYKQAIALKPHYLNAYFNLGNTYLELNQPAEAIASYERGLTIAPDDADIHTNLGFALLMIGDYTRGFAEYEWRNQRQHEVSPPFWQPGWDGSDFSGKTLLLYTELGFGDSIQFIRYLPLVAQRGGRVILQCPPSLIQLFSTLPGCDRLIPTGEPLPSFDLTASLMSLPYLLGTTLDTIPATVPYLTPPNPPPVTLESPCFKVGIVWAGSPRYGNQRNRSCQLDNLLPLGNIPGVTLYSLQKGQPGENFPVTLTDLAPHLHDFADTAGAIAQLDLVITIDTAVAHLAGALGKPVWVLLPFAPDWRWMRDRSDSPWYPTMRLFRQTQPGNWQEVCDRVAVALGDRVSQDDTIITPPSQVGPTQSIPLPPILGKMTESIRDRTQPVSKTPHKPLRLGLAWPINQMTGWGIYGTNLTLQLQKNPGYEPMLLLPPDTTGVVNPLVRSQLKPACDRYQKLEQLRNQNPGKPIWCDFPVLHALGNNFISVATTQQLSGKQNIGLIFFEDTNLTPKERKLAQEYLLIVAGSTWNAEVLKSQGITRVQALPQGIDPTLFHPAPKSNLFGDRFVIFSGGKLEYRKGQDIVIAAFKAFQTRHPEALLITAWHNFWPQFMQGLETTGNVKGLPKIGADKRLHITDWLVNNGLSPNSFIDIGAIPNYLMPQIIREADCALFTNRCEGGTNLVAMETMACGIPTILSANTGHLDLIAPNHCYPLKIQKAVQSTPHFVGVEGWGESDLEEIIEALETLYQNRETAQQKGIAAAQFMQQWTWENQVNRLLEILGEIL
- a CDS encoding FkbM family methyltransferase; its protein translation is MTQTLPESSQRKPFNLLVRLNQDYHKLRLDLDISKFSQKIMWNYFSQGKFYEPEESKFLERVLKPGDTFIDIGAHIGYYSLIAAILVGETGRVISIEPDRTNINWIQDHITLNQFPQMEVIPTVLGSETKPVEFFYNADNDGGHALWDVGLHQFNKISRSHPQTSTLPMTTLDEVVRDKGLTGVKLIKIDTEGAEYQVLQGSLQTLTTYQVPYIIAEINRFALQKMGTDEKQLREFMASLGYSPYLLRNEPPHWVKLSPDQYYNSEYVFNLVFALTDKL